The Pectobacterium parmentieri genome segment TTTGCGCCGCTGGTGCTGATGCCCTACCTGCCTGGGCCGGAATATTCTGTCGATATGCTGGTAGAAAAAGGAAAGGTACTGGCCGCAGTGGCACGGCGTAAGGCCGGTGCGCTGCAATATCTGGAAAACAGCGGCGAAGCTTACCAGCTTGCGATTGCCTGTGCGGAGTCGATGCAAGCGGATGGGTTAGTCAACGTGCAGACCCGCCACAATGATGATGGCATCCCTCAACTGCTTGAAATTAACATGCGTCCTTCCGGGGGGATTGGCTATACCCGTTTTAGCGGCGTAAACCTGCCTGGGCTGTTTGCCCTGCGCCAATTGGAACTGCTGAGTGCGCAACAGGTGATCGAACTGGCGGTAGAGGCCTTTGAGCCCGCGACAGTGCGTACCATCACCGATGTTGTCCGCTACCAGACCACGTTGTCTAACCGACTTCAGGAAGGGTAAGCCGCAATGTCACTGATTTCACAACAGCCTGTTTATACCCGCCACCTTTCCTGCGGCACACTGAGTGTGGCGCCAACTGGCGGCGTGGCGGCGCTGGATACCTTGTTTGATATTGCTGAACGTCGTAACCCTAAGCGTGCTTTCCTGTTTGTTAGCAAGGTACTCGGACGACACATTCCCGTATCTCCTGCAACGATGCGCGGTGTGTATCGCCAGCTTGCAGAACAACTCCCCGTCTCTATCGAGGGGCCGGTGCTGTTTATCGGCATGGCCGAAACGGCGGTAGGTTTAGGGGCAGGTGTTTTTGACGAAGTGAGGCAACGGGTCAGTGAGCCAGTTTATTTGACCTCCACCCGTCACCCGCAAGACGCTGAACTGCTCTGTGAGTTTAAGGAGGCGCATAGTCACGCCACCGATCACTTAATCTATCTCCCAGAGGATGAACAGTTGCGTCGTCGCGTGCGTGAAGCACGTACTCTGATACTGATTGATGATGAAGCGACGACGGGCAATACGTTTATTAATTTACTGGCCGCCCTGCGAGAAACCACATGGCTTACGCACTTACAGCAGGTGTTTGCTGTAACGCTAACCGACTGGAGCGGTAGTGCGCTCGCACAGCGTTGTCCTTTACCTCTTCAGTCCCTCTCTCTGGTTCAGGGCGACTGGCAATGGGTGCCCAAGCCCGATGCCCCCCTTCCAATCATGCCGACAGTGAATGTTACGGCGCGCGGTAACGTCGCTATCACGGGAAAACAGAGCTGGGGACGCTTGGGCATGGCCGAACCTGCGGGGGATTTAGGGCGTGATTTGCGTGTAGCGCCGAGTGAAAAAATATTGGTTCTGGGCAGTAGTGAGTTTGTTTGGGAACCTTTTTTACTGGCGGAGCATTTGCAAGCCCAGGGGGCTGACGTTAAGTTCAGCTCCACCACACGATCCCCTATCGCAACCGGGTTCGCGATCCAGTCGGCGATAACATTCAATGACAATTACGGGCTAGGCATTGCAAATTTTGTCTACAACGTTATGCATCAACGTTTCGATCGCATTTTGCTCTGCGTGGAGACGCCGCCAGAGAGTGTCGATCCTCAATTACTCGATGCGCTGGCGACGGTAGCGGCCAGCGTGGAGATTATCAGCTATGACTAAGCCCGTTATTTTTTCTGATCTTGACGATACGCTGTTTCAGACGCGACGTAAGATGGTGAATGAGCTTGCGCTTGAACCTTATCGAACGGGGGCGCTGGATCCCAGCCTGACGCCGCGCAGCTTTATGACCGAAGAACAGGCCATGCTGGTGGATTGGATGTTGGAATACGCTGAGCTGATCCCTGTGACGGCACGCGGTACTGAGGAAATTGCCCGTGTGACTATCCCTTTCCGTTCCTGGGCCGTTACCACGCATGGCGCTGTCATTCTTACCCCAGAAGGTGAACCTGAGCCTGTCTGGAAAGCGCAGATACTGACTGCTTTGGCTCCGTATGCCGAGCAGCTTCACACGATGCAACACGGTATCACCGCACTGATGGCTGATCGCAATATTAACGGCTGGGCGCGGATTAATTATGAATATGGCAAGACGCCGATTTATCTGGTGATGAAGCACCGCGACAGCACCAAAATCGAAGAGCTTTATACCATTGCCGATGAAATTGAGCAGCGCTATCCGACGCAGGGTTTTTATCTGCATCGCAATAGCAACAACGTGGCCTGGCTACCCGAACCAGTAGAAAAAGGGCGGGCAGTAACCTATTTACTCAACAAATTGCGTGCGGAACGAGGCACCTTTCCCGTGATTGGTTTAGGCGATAGTCTCAGCGATCATCGCTTTATGACACTCTGCACCTGGTACGGATTGCCTCGGCAAAGCCAGTTTGCCGAGGCAATCGCCCGCCGCATTTTTGGAGACGCCCAAGATGCATGACGACATCACGCCTTTTTCTGGTTCCTACTTGCCAAACGACATCCATTTTTTGCTTCAACCTGTCGAGATAGACGTGACGCCTGTGGAGGAAAAGGAGCGGCTGATTCAGTCGGGCGCTAAGCACTACTCAGATATGCTGAGTCAGGAGCCGGAGCCGACGGTCTGGCACCTCGAACTTTTCTCCCGCGCGCTTGAACAAGAGGGCGGGCGTTTGGCGCGCGAGGTGCAGATGCTTGCGCAAACGCTGGCACAGCGTTTTGCCGATACGCCAGTGGTATTGACCAGTTTGGTGCGTGCCGGTGTTCCTCTGGGCGTGATGTTGCATCGAGCCCTGCGTGCTATGGGGAAAACGTCTTACCATTATGGCATCAGCATTATCCGCGATCGGGGTATTGATAAAACCGCGCTGGAATGGATTGAAGCGCGTCACGGCAGCGAGGGCATTGTGTTTGTTGATGGCTGGACCGGTAAAGGCGCTATCACGGGCGAGTTGATCAAGTCCCTGAAGGGAAGAGAAGGGTATCCCGAACAGCCACGTCTGGTGGTACTGGCGGACCCCTGTGGCTGTGCCTGGTTGTCAGCGAGTCATGATGACTGGTTGATTCCGTTTGGGATCATGGGCGCTCCTGTATCGGGTCTGATATCCCGATCGTTGTGGGCGGCGCAAGGGCTACACGGCTGTATGATATGTGAGCACCTTAAGCGCTATGAGTGTAGCCAAATGCTGGCGGATACCGTTGAAGCGTTGCGTCGTACCTCCTCTTCCGTGCTCTCGGTATGCAGTGAATCAACACCTGAACGACAGCATTATCTTCAACAACAGAGTGAAAGGGTGATCCGCACGCTGGCTGAACGCTATGGCATCGATAGCATCAATAGAATTAAACCGGGTATTGCTGAAGCGACCCGCGCGGTGTTGCGTCGGGTGCCGGATCATGTCCTGGTACAAACGATGGACGATCCTGATGTTGCGCTGTTGGTTTATCTTGCGAAGGAAAAGGGAATCACGATTACTGAAGTCGGCGATGAAATCGGTCAGTACCGCGCGGTGACCATTATCAAAAAGGTGCACTGATGAATAAAAGGCTTTCTCCCTGGAATTTAGGTGCGACGCTCTATATGCCCGCGACGCGTACCGATATCGCTGACGTTATTTTGACCGATAAAATTAGCGGACTGCGCTCTCTGGTTATTTGCCTTGAAGATGCCGTCGCCGAAAGTGATGTCCCTTTGGCGCTGTTACGGCTTCGTGAGCTTCTGACGACATTAGCACAGGCGAAACAGGCTAATGGAAAAGCCGACTGGCCGTTGGTTTTTGTTCGTCCGCGTGACGCTGAGATGGGGCGTTGGCTGGCACATGAGATGGACTTGAGTCCGCTGGATGGGCTGGTGTTACCCAAATTTACCCTAGCTTCTTTGCCACAGTGGTGGGAAGTGGTGCGGAACAGCGAGCTTTGCATGATGCCAACACTGGAAACTGAAGACGTTTTCGACGTGGTGCAGATGCGTGAGTTAGCAACGCAGCTACAGTCTCACCCCTGCCATGAGCGCATTATTGCCTTGCGTATTGGTGGAAACGATCTGATGAATGTGATCTCACTGCGGCGGTCACGCCACCTGACTCTATATGATGGGCCGATGGGATACGTGATCAAAATGTTGGTCTCGATATTTGCTGCACGGAATTTCGCGTTAACCGCGCCAGTCTGTGAGCATATTGATGAACATCACATCATGTCACGCGAGTTGGCGTTGGATATGGCGCACGGATTGGTCGGCAAAACGGCTATTCATCCCAATCAAATCGCTATCATTGAGCAGGCGCTGATGGTGTCTGCGGCTGATTATGCGGATGCGTTGCGTATTCTGAATTCCAGTCAGGCGGTCTTTAAATCTCAGGGGTCGATGTGCGAACCGGCCACGCATCGGCGCTGGGCATCTGGGATTTTGGATCGCGCGAAGGTCTACGGCATCGCATCAGAGCAAAATTTGGGGGCGCGCTTTATCGCGGCGACCCATAATCATTGAAGCGATCGGATCGATGATTAATCGGGTATACACCCTATTCTGGTTGGGGGGCGTTGCTCTATATTGCCTCTGGTTTATCTCACGTTGAAAATTTGTCTGTTAGAGTAAAAAGTGGTTAAAATTTTACTTAAGGATGCAGGAGAGAGCGTTTATCCGTTGTCACCTACATTGTCTGTCCACGCTCAGAAATGACGGCGATTAGCATGAGAGAGTCATCGAGAAAAATGTCAGTGAACACACTTATTTTTCAGCCCATACGATCGTTGTCTTGGAATATAGGGTGTGATTCTCTATGCAACTAAGCACCCGTCAGGTACGCGTTTTCCGTCTTGCCAATATTCTGGGGACGGGGAAGCACGTTGCCGCAACGCAGATCATCACTGCACTGGGTTGTTCGGAACCGACGTTGACTCGGGTACTGAAGGAGTTGAGAAGCGACTATGCTGCTGAGATAAAGTACAGCAAGTCTCTACACGCTTATCAGATGATCCAGCCCGGGCAGCTCGATAAAAAGACGTTACGTCATATGGCGCAGGCGCTCGCGTCCCATGCCGAATTGAAAGAAGAAGGAACGGTCAGCCGGGTCTTTCTGGATAAAGAAAAAAAGAAAGCCGTCTCCCTGTCCTTAAGAATGTCGGTGTTGCGTAAGATCGATACATTGGCACGCCTGAAAGACGTCACGCGTAGCGAAGCGGTGGAAATGCTGATCGATAAATGTGCTGATGAACTGATTCGTTCATCTTTACCCTCGCAAAAATAGCCAACGTCTCCCCCCTCTTTCCCACCAGCCTCCTGAACCGTATCCCATTAAATCCTTTCAACTTTGCGGGTTGATGTCGCGCATTTTTTGTTGAGATAACAACCAGAACGATTATGATGTCTCAATCATATTATGCATAAGATGAATGGATTGATGCTATGCGAAGACTACCTGTCTATTTATTGCTGGACACCTCTGGTTCAATGCACGGTGAGCCAATGGAAGCCGTCAAGAATGGGGTACAGACGTTAATCACGACGCTGCGCCAAGATCCCTACGCGCTGGAAACCGCTTATGTTTCCGTTATTACTTTTGATTCCTCTGCCCGTCAGGTTGTGCCGCTAACCGACCTGATTAATTTCAAATCCCCCGATCTGGTCGCGAATGGCACGACGGCTCTGGGTGAGGCGCTGTCGCTGGTCGCTCAGGCCATTGAACGTGAAGTCCAGAAAACCACGGCGGAAACGAAGGGTGACTGGCGTCCGTTGGTCTTCATCATGACCGATGGTGCGCCAACGGATGACTGGCGTAAAGGTGTCGCTGACTTTACGTCGGCGCGTACTGGTGTCGTTGTCGCCTGTGCCGCTGGACAAGTCGCAGAAACAAAGGTTTTACAGGAAATTACCGAAATCGTTCTACAGCTCGATACTGCGGATTCGAACGCTATCAAGGCGTTTTTCAAGTGGGTATCGGCGAGTATTTCAGTGGGAAGTCAAAAAGTGGAATCGGGTAAAAAAGAGGTTATCGGTCTTGACGATCTCCCCCCTCCGCCGCCAGAAGTGAATGTTGTGCTCTAATTCTATTATCAAAAACAAGGAGACTGTATGTCAGTCAGTTTGCGTAAAGGACAAAGTGTTAGCCTCAAGAAGAATGAATTTGATCTCTCCTCCGTCACCATCGGTCTGGGCTGGGACATTAGCGAAGAGAAAAAAGGCTTCCTGGGAGGAATATTTGGTAAGAAAACGGAAGATGAATATGATCTCGATGTTATCGCTTTCCTGTGCAATGCCGAAGGAAAAGTGGTTGATTTGGGACAGATAGAAGATGGCCGACCCACTTTGGATAACGGGGATGTGATCTTTTTCAATAACCAGCGGCACCACTCAGGTCAAATCTGGTTAACTGGCGACAACCGCACTGGAGCGGGGGATGGCGACGATGAGCAAATTATCGCTAACCTGAATACGCTGGATGCTAAATACGAAAAAATAGTTTTTATCGTCCAAATTTATAACGGCCAGGAACAGCAACAGCATTTTGGTAAAGTGAAGAACGCGTTTATTCGCGCTGTCGATGCCAATAATGTCGAAATGGCGCGTTTTGATCTGTCCGGCGGGCCTGCATTTAACCAACAATGCTCTATGGTCTTTGCCGAGCTGGTGCGTGAAGGCACGGGTTGGAAACTCAGCGCTATCGGTGAACCTTCCGAGTCAGATAGCTTTATTACGCATTTAAAGAGCTACCTGTAAATGAGACGGCTACCTGTTTATCTCTTGATTGATACTTCAGGCTCAATGCGCGGCGAGTCCATCCATGCGGTCAATGTGGGGATTCAGGCCATGCTAAGCGCACTGCGTCAGGATCCTTACGCACTAGAAAGCGTCCATATCTCGATCATCACCTACGACAATGACGCGCGAGAGTTTATCCCGTTGACGCCGCTGGAGGATTTCCAGTTTACCGATATTGTGGTGCCCAGTGCGGGTGGCACCTTTACGGGGGCGGCCCTTGAGTGTCTGATCCAGTCCGTCGATCGCGATATCAAACGTTCCGATGGCGATCAGAAAGGTGACTGGCGTCCTCTGGTATTCCTCATGACGGACGGTAGCCCCTCTGACGCCTACGCGTATGACGAAGCGGTGACCGAAGTCAAAAAACGTGCCTTCGGTTCGATCATTGCCTGTGCGGTTGGGCCGAAAGCCAAGCATGAACACCTTAAGAAGCTGACCAATCAAGTGGTGGCGTTAGAAACGCTGGACTCGACAGCGTTTGCCGGTTTCTTTAAATGGGTTTCTGCAAGTGTCGCATCCGGTAGCACTAGCTCCGGCGTCACGGCGGGTCAGGATAACCTACCGCCACCGCCTCCCGAAATACAGTTGGTTCTGTGACGTCAAGGCAGGGCTCCCGACAGGGAACCTTGCCTTTTATTTTTGCGGTAAGCGATCCCATTCAAACTCATAGAAGCGCTTGTCGCGAAAGTTATTCGTTTAATAAAGGTGTCTGTTATGAGACGACTACCCGTTTTCTTTGTTCTCGACTGCTCGGAGTCGATGATCGGGGATAATCTGAAGAAAATGAATGATGGCCTACAGGCTATCGTTAGTGATTTGAAAAAAGATCCTCATGCCCTCGAAACAGCCTGGATTTCCGTCATCGCTTTCGCCGGTGTGGCGCAAACCATCGTTCCCTTGGTGGAGGTGGTATCGTTCTATCCACCGCGTCTGCCGTTAGGCGGTGGCACCAGCCTTGGCGCTGCGCTGCGGGAATTGACTAAACAGATCGATGAACAGGTAAGAAAGACGACGCAAGAGCGTAAAGGTGACTGGAAACCGGTGGTCTATCTGCTGACTGATGGTCGCCCGACGGATGATACCGCATCGGAAATCACTCGTTGGAAACAGCACTACGCTAATAAGGTCAACCTGATCGCGATTGGCCTGGGAGCCTCTGCCGATCTGAATACATTGCGCCAACTCACCGAAAATGTATTGCTGTTTACTGAGGCGCAAGAAGGGGATTTCACCCGCTTTATCAAATGGATCACCGCGTCTGTCACTGCCCATAGCCGTAGCGTCGGGGAAGATGCGCCACCGCTGTTGTCGAATAATGAGTCTATTGTCCGGTTGGCTAAGGATGAGGTCGCGCGGGCGTATGATGAGAACTGTGTCATTCTGGTTGGTCGCTGCAATAAATCGCGCCGCCCCTACCTGATGAAGTATGAGCGCCCCAACGTTAACCTATCGTCCCTCAATTTTAAGCTCAATATCAACGGATTTAATCTGGCAGGCTGTTTCCCGATAGATGAAGATTATTTTGCCTGGAGTGATGCCAGAGCCTCTGCGCTGCAAGTCAATACGAGCGAATTACACGGCGCGCCGGGTTGCCCCCACTGCGGTAATGCCAGTGCTTTTGCGATGTGTTCCTGCGGAAAACTGCTGTGCATCAACGGGCCAGAAACTGTGATATGCCCTTGGTGCAATCATAACATTAGCTTTAGTGAAAACGGCGGCGTGGATGATTTCGATGTCAATCGCGGGAGAGGCTAATGGATATTGATGTCCGTCTGGATCTCCAGATCTTCGCGCTGATTTTGCAGCAGGCAGGAAAAACGCTTTCCGAGGCTGACGTTAACACGTGGGGAGATGATGCTGAGCTGAGAGAACTGTTAGACAAACTGCGTGAACAGGTAATGCTCAAGGCGGAAGGTATTGCGCCGCCTCTTCCTATTATAGAAAGCGGTGACTCGACAGAAAGTAGCGACACGATAGAAAGTAGTTGCCCTACTGAACACGATGATTCTACAGGAAATAATGACTCACAGAACGGGTCTGGCTCTGTGGAGGCAACAGCGGACGCTGTCGTTGCGCCGCAGGATGCCGTGGCGGCATTACCGGATATGATCGCGGCATCGGGACAGGATGACGCTATTCAGCCTGAGATAGCTGCGCCAGAGACAGTAGCGCCACTGTCAGTCAGCGGTGCTGAACCTGTGGAACAGGAGAACGCGGAAAAAGCACAATGGGAAGCGATGTCGTTTGCGGAGTTGAATGCCGCACAAGGTCGCCCAGCCACGGTAAATGCGCTAAAACCGGGGCAAGTTCCCACGCCGAGCTTGAGTCATAAGGCTCCTCCAGCGGCGGT includes the following:
- a CDS encoding HpcH/HpaI aldolase/citrate lyase family protein; translation: MNKRLSPWNLGATLYMPATRTDIADVILTDKISGLRSLVICLEDAVAESDVPLALLRLRELLTTLAQAKQANGKADWPLVFVRPRDAEMGRWLAHEMDLSPLDGLVLPKFTLASLPQWWEVVRNSELCMMPTLETEDVFDVVQMRELATQLQSHPCHERIIALRIGGNDLMNVISLRRSRHLTLYDGPMGYVIKMLVSIFAARNFALTAPVCEHIDEHHIMSRELALDMAHGLVGKTAIHPNQIAIIEQALMVSAADYADALRILNSSQAVFKSQGSMCEPATHRRWASGILDRAKVYGIASEQNLGARFIAATHNH
- a CDS encoding TerY-C metal binding domain-containing protein; this encodes MRRLPVFFVLDCSESMIGDNLKKMNDGLQAIVSDLKKDPHALETAWISVIAFAGVAQTIVPLVEVVSFYPPRLPLGGGTSLGAALRELTKQIDEQVRKTTQERKGDWKPVVYLLTDGRPTDDTASEITRWKQHYANKVNLIAIGLGASADLNTLRQLTENVLLFTEAQEGDFTRFIKWITASVTAHSRSVGEDAPPLLSNNESIVRLAKDEVARAYDENCVILVGRCNKSRRPYLMKYERPNVNLSSLNFKLNINGFNLAGCFPIDEDYFAWSDARASALQVNTSELHGAPGCPHCGNASAFAMCSCGKLLCINGPETVICPWCNHNISFSENGGVDDFDVNRGRG
- a CDS encoding phosphoribosyltransferase domain-containing protein, coding for MSLISQQPVYTRHLSCGTLSVAPTGGVAALDTLFDIAERRNPKRAFLFVSKVLGRHIPVSPATMRGVYRQLAEQLPVSIEGPVLFIGMAETAVGLGAGVFDEVRQRVSEPVYLTSTRHPQDAELLCEFKEAHSHATDHLIYLPEDEQLRRRVREARTLILIDDEATTGNTFINLLAALRETTWLTHLQQVFAVTLTDWSGSALAQRCPLPLQSLSLVQGDWQWVPKPDAPLPIMPTVNVTARGNVAITGKQSWGRLGMAEPAGDLGRDLRVAPSEKILVLGSSEFVWEPFLLAEHLQAQGADVKFSSTTRSPIATGFAIQSAITFNDNYGLGIANFVYNVMHQRFDRILLCVETPPESVDPQLLDALATVAASVEIISYD
- a CDS encoding vWA domain-containing protein, which produces MRRLPVYLLIDTSGSMRGESIHAVNVGIQAMLSALRQDPYALESVHISIITYDNDAREFIPLTPLEDFQFTDIVVPSAGGTFTGAALECLIQSVDRDIKRSDGDQKGDWRPLVFLMTDGSPSDAYAYDEAVTEVKKRAFGSIIACAVGPKAKHEHLKKLTNQVVALETLDSTAFAGFFKWVSASVASGSTSSGVTAGQDNLPPPPPEIQLVL
- a CDS encoding vWA domain-containing protein yields the protein MRRLPVYLLLDTSGSMHGEPMEAVKNGVQTLITTLRQDPYALETAYVSVITFDSSARQVVPLTDLINFKSPDLVANGTTALGEALSLVAQAIEREVQKTTAETKGDWRPLVFIMTDGAPTDDWRKGVADFTSARTGVVVACAAGQVAETKVLQEITEIVLQLDTADSNAIKAFFKWVSASISVGSQKVESGKKEVIGLDDLPPPPPEVNVVL
- a CDS encoding TerD family protein, whose amino-acid sequence is MSVSLRKGQSVSLKKNEFDLSSVTIGLGWDISEEKKGFLGGIFGKKTEDEYDLDVIAFLCNAEGKVVDLGQIEDGRPTLDNGDVIFFNNQRHHSGQIWLTGDNRTGAGDGDDEQIIANLNTLDAKYEKIVFIVQIYNGQEQQQHFGKVKNAFIRAVDANNVEMARFDLSGGPAFNQQCSMVFAELVREGTGWKLSAIGEPSESDSFITHLKSYL